CTCTTCTTTAACCGAGCAAGAGAAACCAGAACCCTTGATCTCGATTATACGATGTCACAAACTGATGGTGATTCTAAGTCTTGTTTAGAAAATGAAGAGCTTTTAAAGAGTAAACTTCAATCTGCTACTTATACAGCATCAAAACGCGGTATTCGATATATAGCAGTGGATATCTTAAATGAAGAAAATAACGTATGTGACGAAAATCGAGTTAGACTTATTTTTGACCGTAGAGCTCAATAATTAAGAAACGGCCTGCTGGTCATTTAAGTCTGGCAGGCGCATAACAAAGCGAGTATTTTCACATTCTGCATCATAGAAGAACTCTCCCCCATAATTAGAAATAATATTAGAACAGACAGTAAGACCTAGGCCGGCCCCCCTCTTATCTGCTTTTGTCGTAAAGAATGGGTCCATCAACTTTGATTGATCCTCTTTCTTTATTCCTTTACCGGAATCAGTAATTGAAATCTCAACATAACTCTTATTATCTCTTAGATAAACTCTTTCAGCTTTAAGTGTAATCCATCGATTGTCTTTTTTTGATATTAGCTCATCAAAAGAATTATTAAGCAGGTTTAAGAGCATCTGCCCAATTTGAACAAGTGAGCCATAAACCTTAAGCTCTGGATCAACCTCCACATTGAAAGTGATATCATATTCCTTAAACCTTTCTTGGCAAAGAGAGTTAACATCTTCAATCGATTCCATTAATAAGAAGTTTTCTTTCTTAGACTTTTCACCGTCTTTAGATAAGTGTTTTAAACCTTTTATAATTTTAGATATACGAGATACAGTTGTATTTATTCTATTGATTTGCTTGAAGTTACTTTCAACCTTGGTTCTTTGTTTTACTCGACCAGCAGTTAAGTCAATAATTGCTAGAGGGTTATTAATCTCGTGTGCGATTCCACTTGCCATCTCACCCATTGTAGCTAGCCTAGCGGAGTTAACAAGCTTAGACTGCTGATCAATTAATTGTTTTGTTCTCTCTTGTACTTTTTCTTCAAGAATATTATTGAGAGTAATTAAGCTTTCTTTAAATTCTTTTTGCTTAATAGAAAAATAATAGAGTACGCCACTACTAATGAGAAGAACGATAAATGACAATAGAGTCAACCAAAATTCTTTCTTATAACTAGTGTATAAATTATAAAGCTTCCCGTGATGGTAAATGACCCTTGCGTTTGATGGGATCCTTTTAAAATCAATATTATATTTCTTTAAAAGTTTAGAATCGAGAATCAAAGGGTTTTGTGGGTTTTTAATAATAGGAATATCTTCGACTTTTTTTCCACTTAGATAATCATTGGCCATTTTTGCCATAGACTTACCTTGCTCAAAACCACTTACAACATGGCCACCAGCAAGGCCATAATTTAAGTAAAAATCAGTGAAGCCATAGACAGGAAGAGTTGAGTTACGACTTATATTACTTATGACATCGCGAAATCGAGCATGTTGATTAAGGCGATCACGTGAATACCCTCCATAGAATACAAGCGCATCATCTTTAAAATTTCGACACCTCTTATATAGTTCTTCAAAACTTAAGTCTTCAATATATTCTACTTCATATTGCGAAAGAAAAGGTTTAACACCATCTTCAAATTGCCCTTTGAAATATCTACCTGATGGAGTGTGCTTTGTGTTGATAAAGATTATCTTCTTGGCATTTGGTTGTAGTCTTAAAGCAAGTTCGATATTCTTTTTAACATCTAGAATTGAGAGAATCCCTGTAAAGCTTTTATCTCTCTTATAAAGCTCACGCTTTCTCTTATCAAAACCATTGATACCACTAAAGATAATTGGAGCGTTATTAAAAATTTCCTTTCGATACTTTAAGGCAAAATCAAGAGCATAATCATCAGTAGTCGCAATCAAGTCAACACTAAGAGTTTTAAACTTATTAAAATATAAGTTCTTTAATGACTGATCAAAATCATCTCCATAAAAGCGCTTACTATCGATATACTCGGTAAAAAAATCAACCCTACTATACTTTGAAGAATTAATATTACTCTTAAATCCTTGTGCAATTCTATTTGTCCAATCATTTTCTTGGCTATAAGAATGGAGAACGACAATATTCAGATCTCCTTTGACTTGAGCATGCAGAGAGCTTGAAATAAAAATGAAAAGAAATGTGAGTAAAGTCTTTAAATATAGCACCTATAAATAATAACACTTTATCCTATAAATGAAATGCTTAAGTGTTAAAAATCTAGTGTCAATCTAGGAGATAGAAGGTATTTGAATCACAAATCTCGTATTAGAGGATGATGTATCAACAAATAGACGCCCGCGGTGATGCTCGATAATATTCTTACAAATACTTAAGCCTAAACCAGTCCCCTTCTTATCAACTTTCGTTGTAAAAAACGGCTCCATTATGCGCTCACGTATCTCTTGAGGAATACCATCTCCGGAGTCAGTTACTGAGATTTCCACCATGTCATTATCTCTTTTCCCCTCTAATTTAATCCAACGCTTCCCTTCACTTTCTACCAATTCATCAAAGGCATTATTTAAAAGGTTTAGAATTACTTGAGATATCTGAACAGCGCCGCCAGTAACCTTAAGATCATTTGCGATATTTACCTTGAAATCAATTTCATTATCTTTGAATCTTGCCTGACAGATTGAGATAACATCATCAATGGCCTCACGTATATTTACGAGCTCAGGAGAAAGCGAATCATCTTCTTTTGCTAATTGCTTTAGTCCTTGAATTATCTTTGTAATTCTCTGAACTGTATCTTTAATTTTCTGGGCCGACTTTTCAACTGTTTCATTATCTGCATTCTGTTTCAAACGGTGGGCCGATAGATCAATAATAGTAAGAGGGTTATTGATCTCATGAGCTATTCCACTTGCCATTTCACCAATAGAAGCTAGTTTTGCAGAGTTAATAAGTTTGGATTGCTGCTCAATAAGCTGCTTTGTTCTATCCTCAACTCTTTTTTCTAATTCTTCATTAATACGCAGAACTGCTTTCTTATGATTTTTTTGCTGATTAAAATAATATGAAAGAATAAAAACACTTGAGATTAAACTTATAAATGAAAAGAGAATAATCCAAAACTCAATTGTATATTCTTGATAAAATTTTTGAAGTTTATTCTTCTGGTTAATGATTTGTGCATTCTCAGGAAGCTTAGAAATATCAATATTGTATTTAACTATTTTTTGATAATCAAAGAGGATTGGGGCAGGAGCCTTTAAAACGATAGGCAATTCATCGACATTGCGACCCGCTATAATATGATTGGCCAAAATTGCAGCTTGCTCTCCATAAACCTCGCTACTTACAAAGTAGCCTCCAGTTAATCCATGAGGTAAATAGTATTTCAAAAAACCATAAATTGGAATTCCTGCGTAACCACTCATACTTTCTAAGCTTTTTTCAAAGTTTAGAAAAGTACCATTCTTATCACGTGAGAATGCTCCAAACAAAATAAAAGAATTTTCATCTAGTTCACCAAGCTTCTTATATAAGTCTTGTATTGCATAATCTTCAAGATAAACGATTTCCTGTGAAGGCTTAAACTCTTCAAAAGCTTTTTTAAATTCTTGTTTTAAATAGAGACCTGAATTTTCATGTATAGAGTTTAGAATATAGATCTTTTTAGCTTTAGGATGAATCTTTAGGCCTGTTTTTACCATTTTTATAATCTCAAATGATTCGACAACACCAGTGTAGCCACCTACTTTCTCATATTCATCAAATCTCTTATCATTGACTCCATTTAGGCCGGTAAATACGACAGGTGCATTTCTAAATATTGAGCTTCGATTCTTCATAGCAAAATGAAATGCATTATCATCAGTAGTAATAATTAAATTAATCTTAGTCTTTTGATATTTTTGTTTATAAAAATCTTCCAAGCTTTTTAGGTACTCCTGTGAAGAGCGCCTTTTTGTATCCATATACTCGGAGTAAGTAATTATTCTATAGTTTTCATCATCTATATTCTTACGAATGGAGTGATCTAATTGTGAAGTCCAAGAACTATCAGGAGAATACGAATGAAGTATTAAAATATGAAAGGAGTCGGCCGCCTTGGAAAACACCTGACTAGAGAAAGCAAAGAACAAAAATATTGAATATAAAGTTACTTTTAAATTAACCACTCTTATTTTTATCATTTTAAACAACTTTTGTACCCATAAATCGCCATCCGCACAGCGTCAATACAAGTTAAACGAGACATCACATAATGGACTTATGACTCATGATGAATTCTTATTAAAGATTAAAGAGTGCGACACACTGCAAATAATTGGCCCTATGCTGAGCGATACTTCAATTTTAAATAGTGAGCTAGCTTCTATTTATGTTGATGGTGGCCTAAACTACTACCGGCCATCTAAAATAGCCTCTCTTTCTATTGGTGATAATGATTCAAATATAAGTGATTTTAATATTGATATAAGACTTAATCCTGAAAAAGACTTATCTGACCTTGATGCCGCCCTAGAGCTTATTCCCAATAATATTACAAATTTGTACTTCTTTGGCTTTAGTGGCGGAAGAGCCGATCACCAACTCTTTAATTTAGGCTCTATTCATCATTTTTTAAAAGATAGTAAAAATCGACGTATTTGTTATATCGATAGGAATATTCAAGTTATATCAGCTGGACATCATATTATAAAACAAGACGGGCCCTTTTCAATTATTAGCCTAGAAAAGCAAAAAATTAAAATTTATGGTGAGTGTAAATATAAATTACGAGATTGGACCAGTGTTGAAGCGCTAAGTAGCCTTACTCTTTCAAATATTGGAAATGGAGAAGTCCACTTAGAAAGTGAACTCCCCCTTTTCATCTACCTTGATTAGTGTGAAGACTTATCACTGCTATCGGCAAATAATTTCACGAAGCTTTCATTAGCATCCGATACATTTATTCGCTTTGACTTGTTCTCAGCGCTTTTTGGTAAAGCTAAATACAAGATACCATCTTGCATTTGAGCTTGAACCTCATCACGATTTATTGTCTGAGGAACAGTGATGCTTCGAGAGATTCTTCTTGTTTCTCCCCCACCATTTTCAAATAATGTTTTACGAGTTGCTTC
This sequence is a window from Halobacteriovorax vibrionivorans. Protein-coding genes within it:
- a CDS encoding sensor histidine kinase yields the protein MLYLKTLLTFLFIFISSSLHAQVKGDLNIVVLHSYSQENDWTNRIAQGFKSNINSSKYSRVDFFTEYIDSKRFYGDDFDQSLKNLYFNKFKTLSVDLIATTDDYALDFALKYRKEIFNNAPIIFSGINGFDKRKRELYKRDKSFTGILSILDVKKNIELALRLQPNAKKIIFINTKHTPSGRYFKGQFEDGVKPFLSQYEVEYIEDLSFEELYKRCRNFKDDALVFYGGYSRDRLNQHARFRDVISNISRNSTLPVYGFTDFYLNYGLAGGHVVSGFEQGKSMAKMANDYLSGKKVEDIPIIKNPQNPLILDSKLLKKYNIDFKRIPSNARVIYHHGKLYNLYTSYKKEFWLTLLSFIVLLISSGVLYYFSIKQKEFKESLITLNNILEEKVQERTKQLIDQQSKLVNSARLATMGEMASGIAHEINNPLAIIDLTAGRVKQRTKVESNFKQINRINTTVSRISKIIKGLKHLSKDGEKSKKENFLLMESIEDVNSLCQERFKEYDITFNVEVDPELKVYGSLVQIGQMLLNLLNNSFDELISKKDNRWITLKAERVYLRDNKSYVEISITDSGKGIKKEDQSKLMDPFFTTKADKRGAGLGLTVCSNIISNYGGEFFYDAECENTRFVMRLPDLNDQQAVS
- a CDS encoding sensor histidine kinase; its protein translation is MDTKRRSSQEYLKSLEDFYKQKYQKTKINLIITTDDNAFHFAMKNRSSIFRNAPVVFTGLNGVNDKRFDEYEKVGGYTGVVESFEIIKMVKTGLKIHPKAKKIYILNSIHENSGLYLKQEFKKAFEEFKPSQEIVYLEDYAIQDLYKKLGELDENSFILFGAFSRDKNGTFLNFEKSLESMSGYAGIPIYGFLKYYLPHGLTGGYFVSSEVYGEQAAILANHIIAGRNVDELPIVLKAPAPILFDYQKIVKYNIDISKLPENAQIINQKNKLQKFYQEYTIEFWIILFSFISLISSVFILSYYFNQQKNHKKAVLRINEELEKRVEDRTKQLIEQQSKLINSAKLASIGEMASGIAHEINNPLTIIDLSAHRLKQNADNETVEKSAQKIKDTVQRITKIIQGLKQLAKEDDSLSPELVNIREAIDDVISICQARFKDNEIDFKVNIANDLKVTGGAVQISQVILNLLNNAFDELVESEGKRWIKLEGKRDNDMVEISVTDSGDGIPQEIRERIMEPFFTTKVDKKGTGLGLSICKNIIEHHRGRLFVDTSSSNTRFVIQIPSIS
- a CDS encoding motility associated factor glycosyltransferase family protein, whose protein sequence is MTHDEFLLKIKECDTLQIIGPMLSDTSILNSELASIYVDGGLNYYRPSKIASLSIGDNDSNISDFNIDIRLNPEKDLSDLDAALELIPNNITNLYFFGFSGGRADHQLFNLGSIHHFLKDSKNRRICYIDRNIQVISAGHHIIKQDGPFSIISLEKQKIKIYGECKYKLRDWTSVEALSSLTLSNIGNGEVHLESELPLFIYLD